The following DNA comes from Triticum aestivum cultivar Chinese Spring chromosome 3D, IWGSC CS RefSeq v2.1, whole genome shotgun sequence.
aggataatctccattctccataatgaagagtcaggggctatcttgttttttgttattttaccttagagaatatagtaggtcctaagagaatgtagtaggtcctatgaggtataatatgtttattatgtggtacaatgtgttagagttgatgatgaggagtaattgtgattatgactagtgaccaacttgctaagtgatgtctcattgatgaaaatgatgatcatgaggagggtttatatgacaatgatgtattatgatggtaagttgttaatgatatgatgatgatgatttttattatattattgggtgaaagaaccgcggattagtttcaagtgtatgtccatccacttgaaactagtccacggttctttcaccctgtgatgtaataactcattatgatgtaaaaacaatctctaaattgctgttgtatgaaaacttgtataaaggtgtatgaatacagcaggaaataaaagtgaaatccggaataatagtagtagcgcgggctgagagaagcgctactagtaattaccagtagcgctctttagtgaaagcgctactactaagtcgatatagcagtagcgtgggttaatagacgctactgctaacctttagctgtagcgccttactagtagcgccgtACCCAGAGCTACTGATAGGCATtattcccgcgctactgctagggttttccttAGTAGTGTTACTAGCTCGCCTTGGGTCCTTTTTACTCCATATATAAGATTTTTCTCAattaaagtcaaactttgtaaaatttgaccatatttatatagaaaatatcaacatctacaatacaaaaATTATACAATATTAAAATTAAATTCATGACACATTTAATGATATTGATTTCGCATTGTggatgttgatatattttttctataaagttggttaaattttacgaagtttgacttcaaaaAAATCTTATATGCGGAAAATTCTTGTATGTGTACTTTTGATTTCTAAGTACTATAAGTACCAACTCGTATGTTTGTAGTACTATTTTCAATACTAAAGTTTGTTTTGAATTGTTTTAATACCGAAGTtagttagtactccctctgtaaagaaatataagagtgtttagatcactaaaatattgatctaaacgctcttatattagtttacggagggagtacaacattacTAACTGTGACGGTCGAAatacttagagcatctacaacagcCACAGACATCAAATTCGGGCCCTTGAACGCCCGCGGATGCGCCGGAACGCGTCCGCGGACAGTGACCGTTCAGACCTCAAATTTTTCTTCGCACAACCGAATACCTCAATTAGCGAGCCTTAGATCCATACAAACACATGCAATGTAACGTAAACTTAAATCCATCAGGATAAATAAGCACATGTCATCagactaccaaaatttggcatgttcTACCTACATACTACTATGGATCATCCACGGCCGGCCTTGCCTTTGCCCTTCCCGGCGCCCTTGTCGTCTTTCTCGTGGAAGTAGCGCTCGAAAGCACAAAATGGATCAAGTCGGATCTGCTCTTCACCGGAGCCCTCATCCTGTCCTTTCCACGGCGGGCACACTACCCCCTGTAGTATGCATACTCGGGCGGACCGAAGATGGGGAGGCTAACGGACCACGATGCTCCAGCCCCGGCAAATCAGAGCACCCGTTGTGCCGGCGCAATGGATGCACGCTGGACTGATCCCATCACCGGTCGGACGTAGTCCTCCCAGGAGCGGCAAAGGGCAATGCGGACAGCCATAGTCTCTTCCATCCCGCATGGGACGAAATCCCAGTCAAGGAATCTGAAGTGGTCGGAGTCAAATCTGTTGTCTGCCATGCCAGAGAAGACCGGAGCTCGCCGAAAGTGAGCTTGGGGGCGAAGCCGAGTGGAGTGGAGTGGAATGACTAAGGTTTTGTCCCGCGAAAGAATGGGACAAATATATGTGAGGTCGGGGTGGCCAACGTGGGCCAGATCCTACATGGATATGGGGGTGTAGGTCAGTCCGAGTGTTTGAGGCCGATTTAAGGCGCCCGGGTAAGTCGCGTTTTTTTTACCCGCCAATGAACGGGCAGCCCGCCGGGGTGTTTGGGGATGGTTTTAGGTGcccgattgtagatgctcttataacCAAAAGCTATGCCAATGAGGCTTGTTCAACAACAATCTCTCATTTTCGTTTTCTCTGAAAATAATGGTTGATACTTATAATAACATTTGCAGACATGTTTGTCGACTACTCATAATAACGCTTGCAGACATGTTTGACGATCGACTAATCGGCGAGAATCTTGCGGGCGCGCTGGTTTGCTTGCTTCACCCTGGAGTTGAGTTCTTCCACGTCGCCGTGCATATCGTCGAGTGCTTTGTTTTGCCTGAAACGTTGGATAGCACATAAGATACTCGATTCGATTCAAAAGTTCTGATTAATCTTCAGTGTGGTTCCACGCATACGCAGTAAACTAAAGACTTTACCTATCAAGCTCTGATCCCATGTCAACAGCCATGCCCTGGAGCTGCCCCAGCACGCCGCTGAGATCGTCGAGGGCATCATCCTGCTTTTTCTTCTCCAACTGACGAAACGAAAGCACTTCTAAATATACTTATATTTCGGAGATACTTTTCCATGGAGGCCAGTGAGTCAAGAGCATGCACGAACCTGAACTTTGTCCATGGCACTTGTGGCTTCGCCGTACTCGCGGGTATTCCCCTTCCCTCGAGGGCTCAGCCCTAGCTTATCCCTCTGTTCCATTCGGCTCGTCTTCTTTTTGAAGGAATCGTCTGTGTCATGCCATTGAGTTTTTTGTTTGAGAAGCATGCCATTGAGTTGGTTGCCAAGAAATAATGAACACGCCTCATGATCCGAGCGTTTTCTTAGTCAGTGTACTAATATTAGGTTGGATCTACGTACCTCGCGACACTGGCCCCTTGATCTTCTTTGTTTTCTTGGGCTTCCATGGCTTGGAGAAGAACCCTCCAAGGCTATTAAGGAGACCCTCACCCTAGAGATTCAAACACCAACATCACATGACAACAATCACGCTCCACATATTTCAAACAGGCCTCGGTGTAAGATgagaacagtaatttgttcatagCGCATGTAGTTTATATATAGTAGAGTACAAACAATGTAAAATGGTGGAGCATATGCACCTTGGTGAGGTCCTGATCGATCTCGACGGCTTTCTCGTGGGTCCTGCTGATCTGCTCGCCCTGCTTCTGCAGGGTTATCATCGTGTTGGTGGCATCCTCCTTGATGTTCTCAGCGATACGGAGGCAGCCGTTGAGCGTGTCTGTGGTCTCCTCGGCCTTGTACGCCGCGTAGTTCTCGAGCTCCTCCACCGACTGGTTCTCCAGCCCGCCGGAGTCCTTGAACCCGTCCTTGTACTGCTTCTTGTTGCCGGTAGGAACCGAATAGGTGGACGATTTGGTCGGCTTTTTGGAGACGAGACCATCGTCGTCAGAGTCGGAGTCGACGGGACCCGGCTTCTTGGCGCCTCGTGCCACAGGCATCTTGTTGTCAAAGtggaaatatagtaataataataataattctaTGCTATTGTAAACAAGGGGCGGGTGCCTGCAAATCAAACATGTGAAGGTCACATTGCCGTTGCAAAAACATGACCAACAATTGCAATTGCGAATGGGAAATCATGGTTCATCGACATTGTCGATCCATAAAATCATCCTTAAAAACTAAGAAAGACAATCCTAAAAAGTTTGGCAAGGAAGCATCATGAACAAAAAGTAACAAGAGAAAATTGAACTGCTAGAGAAACTAGACATGATGGCATAGGTAAAATTTcctcgcaaaaaagaaagaaatgaaAGAAGATATAGGTCAAAATTGTCTAGAAGAAGTGTTCGTACGAGATAGATTTTGTCCTCCCGTTCCTCCGCCCGCCTTGGAGGGCAAAAGAGGAGGCGAGCAATCTATCTGCCTTTATTGGATAGCTGACAATGAACTATTTTCACCATGTAAATCCTTCTCTATATATAGTGGTGTATTTGCTAAACGAGATATCTAAAAAGGGTAAGTGCTTATTTTAGCTTCAACCTGCGATATGCCCGCGCACCATTGGATGTAGCCGAGCATTGGGGAGGAGGTGGCTGCATGCAAGTCCTATAATGCATGCCTCATTTTCCATGCTATAAACGCAACAAAACGAAATGACAAGAGCAAATATTCTCTAAATTCTAACATTTGTGACTTGAGTTAATAGTGAAA
Coding sequences within:
- the LOC123075087 gene encoding SNAP25 homologous protein SNAP33, with translation MPVARGAKKPGPVDSDSDDDGLVSKKPTKSSTYSVPTGNKKQYKDGFKDSGGLENQSVEELENYAAYKAEETTDTLNGCLRIAENIKEDATNTMITLQKQGEQISRTHEKAVEIDQDLTKGEGLLNSLGGFFSKPWKPKKTKKIKGPVSRDDSFKKKTSRMEQRDKLGLSPRGKGNTREYGEATSAMDKVQLEKKKQDDALDDLSGVLGQLQGMAVDMGSELDRQNKALDDMHGDVEELNSRVKQANQRARKILAD